In the Telopea speciosissima isolate NSW1024214 ecotype Mountain lineage chromosome 2, Tspe_v1, whole genome shotgun sequence genome, one interval contains:
- the LOC122649574 gene encoding uncharacterized protein LOC122649574 → MDPLAPSLPAVASATHLAYPDSVDSSPRSRNMDSWDEPLPPIPGGAKLRLMCSYGGHIVPRPHDKSLCYLGGETRIVVVERQSSLADLSSRLSRSLLNGRSFALKYQLPNEDLDSLISVTTDEDLENMIEEYDRTTTSSLKPSRLRVFLFPTKPETAASVGSLLSDSKSENWFLDALNGAGILPRGISADAASVNCLLGLNDVMHVNPSADGEAQSDSLGGSNKQVNKSGQDVQSLSDSPMMETNSSFGSTTSSPSMCNLPPIRVHVEDGGRLHDQKVGLEEHFSQLSVAAPHKQEEGFVSLTSPRPVSTTVAAVTVNPTTVASENSGRVYSDDERSDHGAPIGFRKLPQPQLQQRMGVDLPSPDAAARDANSRSKPVFYQDPVAPASPARDNRVPAIPVDPKANMSDPSYRIQIQQPQLQDAGYVLPSQLDYHQQQQFIPAGTHYIHHHATGPVPVSSYYPMYPSAQQQQQLPHQLDQQQYPMYFLPVRQPQAYNLPVQSYVGDIPTVPSSRPSTPPNSAMVTSAAAAAFKEPAAPVYPPRTATPPARPEAAANVYRTATTAAPPLIHMPSDQHQQQILGYHPMHHPSQSIAVAANYAYDFADPAHAQIYYTQPSVSTLAPQYQTMTGAASAVASEATAQLPTDNSKQHQQKIRSS, encoded by the exons ATGGACCCACTAGCTCCTTCACTACCGGCGGTGGCGTCCGCCACCCATCTCGCCTACCCGGACTCGGTGGACTCGTCTCCCAGGTCTCGCAACATGGATTCCTGGGACGAGCCTCTCCCTCCAATCCCTGGCGGCGCTAAACTGCGCCTGATGTGTAGCTACGGCGGCCATATCGTTCCTCGCCCTCACGACAAGTCCCTCTGCTACCTGGGCGGTGAGACCCGAATCGTGGTAGTGGAACGCCAATCCAGCCTTGCAGACCTCTCCTCTCGGCTCTCTCGCAGCCTCCTCAATGGACGCTCCTTTGCCCTCAAGTACCAACTCCCTAACGAGGACCTTGACTCCCTCATCTCCGTTACCACCGACGAAGATCTCGAGAACATGATTGAAGAGTACGATCGCACCACCACTTCCTCCTTGAAGCCCTCTCGCCTCCGTGTTTTTCTCTTCCCTACCAAGCCCGAAACGGCCGCTTCTGTCGGCTCTCTCCTCAGCGATTCCAAGTCGGAAAATTGGTTCTTGGATGCCCTCAACGGTGCTGGAATCCTGCCCAGAGGGATTTCTGCTGACGCTGCTTCCGTTAATTGCTTGCTGGGTCTGAACGATGTTATGCATGTCAACCCTTCTGCTGATGGGGAGGCTCAATCTGATTCCCTGGGTGGCAGTAACAAGCAGGTTAATAAATCTGGGCAAGATGTTCAATCGCTGTCGGATTCTCCGATGATGGAaaccaattcatcttttggttCAACAACTTCTTCGCCTTCTATGTGTAATTTGCCTCCAATTCGGGTTCATGTTGAGGATGGTGGTCGCTTGCATGATCAAAAGGTTGGGCTAGAGGAACATTTCTCGCAGTTGAGTGTCGCTGCTCCGCACAAGCAAGAGGAGGGTTTTGTTTCCCTGACTTCTCCGCGACCTGTTTCGACCACCGTCGCAGCTGTTACGGTTAACCCTACCACTGTTGCTAGTGAAAACTCCGGCCGGGTTTACTCGGACGATGAGCGATCAGATCACGGAGCCCCTATTGGTTTCCGGAAGCTGCCACAGCCGCAATTGCAACAGAGGATGGGAGTTGATTTACCTTCCCCAGATGCAGCTGCAAG AGATGCCAATTCTCGCTCGAAACCAGTGTTCTATCAAGATCCAGTGGCACCTGCATCTCCTGCTAGAGACAACAGGGTCCCTGCGATTCCTGTTGATCCGAAAGCTAACATGTCTGATCCAAGCTATAGGATCCAGATACAGCAACCGCAACTTCAGGATGCTGGGTACGTCTTGCCTTCACAATTGGATTATCACCAGCAGCAGCAATTCATCCCCGCAGGCACGCATTACATCCACCATCACGCCACAGGACCAGTACCCGTCTCGTCATACTATCCAATGTACCCTTCGgcgcagcagcagcagcagctccCTCACCAACTCGATCAGCAGCAATATCCAATGTATTTCTTGCCTGTTAGGCAACCACAAGCTTACAACTTGCCTGTTCAATCCTATGTAGGTGACATTCCAACCGTCCCTTCTAGccgaccctcaacaccacccAACTCTGCCATGGTCACTTCTGCTGCAGCAGCTGCTTTCAAAGAGCCCGCTGCGCCTGTTTATCCACCCAGGACCGCAACTCCTCCTGCTAGGCCTGAAGCGGCAGCCAATGTGTACAGAACGGCTACCACAGCAGCTCCGCCGCTTATTCATATGCCTTCGGATCAGCATCAGCAGCAGATTTTGGGTTACCATCCGATGCATCACCCGTCTCAGTCGATCGCCGTTGCTGCTAACTATGCATACGATTTCGCCGATCCTGCGCACGCTCAGATATACTATACTCAGCCTTCAGTTTCTACATTGGCTCCTCAGTATCAAACTATGACCGGAGCAGCATCAGCAGTGGCATCTGAGGCTACTGCACAGTTGCCCACAGACAACTCTAAGCAGCATCAGCAGAAGATTAGATCTTCATAA